A single window of Artemia franciscana unplaced genomic scaffold, ASM3288406v1 Scaffold_3674, whole genome shotgun sequence DNA harbors:
- the LOC136043197 gene encoding bifunctional ligase/repressor BirA-like, with protein sequence MENFTKTTTINDPSPSDHELLQQLLQHSPLNIANFAEKTQQSLAHLRKRIQALISAGVKLEIASDRVYLLQKLDLLDSEIITSQLSQRLRKRLQKIQLSSILPSTNQALLDQSPQARDRVVALAEFQTGGRGRRGRSWQSGYASGLCFSLGWQLPMREDIFPLISFLPAVTLAEMLTELGYPVGVKWPNDVLINGKKVSGVLIESTVSTDQNNLQSMSLVFGIGLNVYAQENAETQIDQPWIALDEIGSPPTRNRARRDDLATDDIGTRSDRRQRGKRLDQTMVKI encoded by the coding sequence ATGGAAAACTTCACAAAGACAACGACGATTAACGATCCGTCGCCTTCTGATCACGAATTACTGCAGCAACTTCTCCAGCATTCACCACTAAACATCGCGAACTTTGCAGAAAAAACGCAACAGTCACTCGCGCATTTACGTAAAAGAATTCAAGCGCTAATTTCGGCCGGTGTTAAGCTTGAGATCGCATCTGATCGCGTGTATCTGTTGCAAAAACTTGACCTGCTGGATAGTGAAATCATCACTTCGCAGCTTTCTCAGAGGCTAAGAAAGCGACTCCAGAAAATTCAACTGTCATCCATCTTGCCTTCAACTAACCAAGCTTTGTTGGATCAATCGCCGCAAGCGCGCGATCGTGTTGTGGCGCTGGCCGAATTCCAAACCGGTGGACGCGGTCGGCGAGGACGAAGTTGGCAGTCTGGTTACGCCAGCGGACTCTGTTTTTCACTTGGTTGGCAATTACCGATGCGCGAAGATATTTTTCCGCTGATCAGTTTTCTTCCTGCAGTAACCCTAGCCGAAATGCTGACGGAGTTAGGTTATCCGGTTGGTGTGAAGTGGCCGAATGATGTGTTGATCAACGGTAAGAAAGTGAGCGGGGTTCTGATCGAATCCACCGTATCAACTGATCAAAATAACCTGCAAAGCATGTCCCTTGTGTTTGGGATCGGTTTGAATGTGTACGCGCAGGAAAATGCAGAAACGCAGATTGATCAACCTTGGATTGCATTGGATGAAATCGGTTCGCCACCGACTCGAAACCGCGCTCGTCGTGACGATCTTGCAACGGATGATATCGGAACTCGATCTGATCGCAGACAAAGGGGCAAAAGACTTGATCAAA